One genomic region from Mesorhizobium terrae encodes:
- a CDS encoding alpha/beta hydrolase family protein, whose translation MIFAVSSAAPRLARRFRLSLILLLSLAPAAALADAQTLKPLKDELFAYPGILSAEKGDIYRVVDYREMRDINARDTVPERRVKPQYTSTGVRGVQQDLALTTDVGIIRHVAVGKTEGAAIIVLYLHGQGGSRKQGVDDFTFGGNFNRIKNLMADNGGLYLSPDFSDFGDKGAAQVAALIGHYAERSPGAKIFVACGSMGGALCWKLAGRADTGNRIDGLLLLGSLWDDSFFASPAFKRRVPVFFGQGSKDPVFPIENQEAFFRSILAKSKAYPTRFVRFETGTHGTPIRMTDWRETLNWMLSRK comes from the coding sequence ATGATCTTTGCTGTTTCTTCCGCCGCGCCGCGCCTCGCGCGCCGCTTCCGTCTTTCGCTGATCCTCCTTTTGTCGCTGGCGCCCGCCGCGGCATTGGCCGATGCGCAGACGCTGAAGCCGCTCAAGGACGAGCTGTTCGCCTATCCGGGCATCCTGTCGGCCGAAAAGGGCGATATCTATCGCGTGGTCGACTATCGCGAGATGCGCGACATCAACGCGCGCGACACGGTGCCGGAACGGCGCGTGAAACCGCAATATACCTCGACCGGCGTGCGCGGCGTGCAGCAGGATCTGGCGCTGACGACCGACGTCGGCATCATCCGCCATGTCGCCGTCGGCAAGACCGAGGGCGCCGCCATCATCGTGCTTTACCTGCACGGGCAGGGCGGCAGCCGCAAGCAAGGGGTGGACGACTTCACCTTCGGCGGCAATTTCAACCGCATCAAGAACCTGATGGCCGACAATGGCGGTCTTTACCTGTCGCCCGACTTCAGCGATTTCGGCGACAAGGGCGCCGCGCAGGTGGCGGCATTGATCGGCCATTATGCCGAGCGGTCGCCCGGTGCGAAGATCTTCGTCGCCTGCGGTTCGATGGGCGGCGCACTATGCTGGAAACTCGCCGGCCGCGCCGATACCGGCAACCGCATCGACGGCCTGCTTTTGCTGGGTTCGTTGTGGGACGACAGCTTCTTTGCAAGCCCTGCCTTCAAGCGGCGCGTGCCGGTGTTTTTCGGCCAGGGCAGCAAGGACCCCGTTTTCCCCATCGAGAACCAGGAAGCCTTCTTCCGGTCTATTCTTGCCAAGTCAAAGGCTTACCCGACGCGTTTTGTGCGCTTCGAGACCGGCACGCATGGCACGCCGATCCGCATGACCGACTGGCGCGAAACGCTGAACTGGATGCTGTCGCGCAAATAA
- a CDS encoding NTP transferase domain-containing protein: protein MKFGPVPIDQAEGAILAHATNAGERRFRKAHRLEAADIAALQAAGVTEVVAAVLGARDLGEDAAAGAIARAMRHRDIEAKAATTGRVNLHALAAGVFTVDAAMIDAINAVDPAITIATLAHHAPVESGQMVATVKIIPFAVDRALVDAVLAICAGGEVFAVNAYRAIRLGVVQTVLPGVKPSVLDKTMRVTEARLARSGSRVTTERRVPHQAEAVAEAAGALARDNDMVVIFGASAMSDFADVVPAAIERAGGRVERAGMPVDPGNLLVLGRLNGKRIVGAPGCARSPKENGFDWVLDRLIAGLEVTGRDIAGMGVGGLLMEIPSRPEPRERPPAHAGERVHAVLLAAGRSSRMGGPNKLMALFDGKPLVRRTAERVLASKAVGTVVVSGHQRDRVRAALAGLDLAFTDNPDFADGLSTSLKAGIAALPASAAGALIVLGDMPGVASADFDRLIEAFAGSGGKAVVRASHDGRRGNPVLLPRSLFAAVAHLEGDTGARHLVETEGVEVIDVEIGAGASVDVDTREALEGAGGVLQD from the coding sequence GTGAAATTCGGTCCGGTTCCGATCGATCAGGCTGAAGGCGCGATCCTGGCCCACGCGACGAATGCCGGCGAGCGGCGTTTTCGCAAGGCGCACCGGCTCGAAGCGGCCGATATCGCCGCGCTGCAGGCGGCGGGTGTCACCGAAGTTGTGGCGGCGGTGCTCGGGGCCCGCGACCTTGGCGAGGATGCCGCCGCCGGGGCGATCGCGCGGGCGATGCGCCATCGCGACATCGAGGCGAAGGCGGCGACCACGGGTCGCGTCAATCTGCATGCGTTGGCGGCCGGCGTGTTCACCGTCGATGCGGCGATGATCGACGCAATCAATGCCGTCGATCCCGCTATCACCATCGCGACATTGGCCCACCATGCCCCGGTCGAGAGCGGCCAGATGGTGGCGACAGTGAAGATCATTCCCTTCGCGGTCGACCGCGCTCTTGTCGACGCGGTACTGGCCATCTGCGCCGGCGGCGAGGTTTTCGCGGTCAACGCCTATCGGGCGATCCGGCTCGGCGTCGTGCAGACGGTGCTGCCGGGGGTGAAACCCAGCGTGCTCGACAAGACCATGCGTGTCACCGAGGCGCGGCTGGCGCGTTCCGGCAGCCGGGTGACCACCGAGCGTCGCGTGCCGCATCAAGCGGAAGCGGTGGCCGAGGCCGCCGGTGCATTGGCCAGGGACAACGACATGGTGGTCATCTTCGGCGCTTCGGCGATGTCCGATTTCGCCGACGTCGTGCCGGCGGCGATCGAACGGGCCGGCGGCCGCGTCGAACGCGCCGGCATGCCGGTCGATCCAGGCAATCTGCTGGTACTTGGCCGGCTGAACGGCAAGCGAATCGTCGGCGCGCCGGGGTGTGCCCGCAGTCCCAAGGAAAACGGGTTCGACTGGGTACTCGACCGGCTGATTGCCGGGCTCGAAGTGACAGGACGCGACATCGCCGGCATGGGCGTCGGTGGACTGCTGATGGAAATTCCGAGCCGGCCGGAGCCGCGCGAACGTCCACCGGCGCATGCGGGCGAAAGGGTTCATGCCGTTCTCCTGGCCGCCGGTCGCTCGAGCCGCATGGGTGGACCCAACAAGCTGATGGCGCTGTTCGACGGCAAGCCGCTGGTGCGCCGCACCGCCGAACGCGTACTTGCCTCGAAGGCCGTCGGCACGGTCGTGGTCTCCGGCCATCAGCGCGACCGAGTGCGCGCTGCGCTCGCCGGGCTCGACCTTGCCTTTACCGACAACCCCGACTTCGCCGACGGCCTGTCGACCTCGCTGAAGGCGGGCATTGCGGCGCTGCCGGCCAGTGCCGCCGGCGCGTTGATCGTGCTGGGGGATATGCCGGGCGTCGCCTCCGCCGATTTCGATCGGCTGATCGAGGCCTTCGCGGGTTCCGGCGGCAAGGCGGTGGTGCGCGCCTCGCATGACGGCCGGCGCGGCAACCCGGTGCTTTTGCCGCGTTCGCTGTTTGCCGCCGTTGCCCATCTCGAAGGCGATACCGGTGCCCGCCATCTCGTCGAGACGGAGGGGGTGGAGGTGATCGACGTCGAGATCGGCGCCGGCGCCTCGGTCGATGTCGACACGCGCGAGGCACTGGAAGGCGCCGGCGGCGTGTTGCAGGATTGA
- a CDS encoding XdhC family protein, with protein sequence MDPYALKTLNAERRARRAAVLVTDLGDGRDRVVREGDKVAGELGAAIETAFRTGRSKAVEAEGRPFFLNAHLPQPRLVVIGAVHISQALAPMARIAGYPVEIIDPRTAFATADRFPDMPLHAEWPQDVLARQPLDGYTALAAVTHDPKIDDFALKAALDARCFYVGALGSRKTHAKRVERLLALGASADDVARIHSPIGVDIGAANPAEIAVAVLAEVIGAFRSRGLARRGEAA encoded by the coding sequence ATGGACCCCTATGCCCTCAAGACACTGAACGCCGAACGCCGCGCACGTCGTGCAGCCGTGCTGGTCACCGATCTCGGCGACGGCCGCGACCGCGTCGTGCGCGAGGGCGATAAGGTGGCGGGCGAACTGGGCGCCGCCATCGAGACTGCCTTCCGGACCGGCCGTTCCAAGGCGGTCGAGGCCGAAGGGCGTCCCTTTTTCCTCAACGCGCATCTGCCGCAACCGCGCCTGGTGGTGATCGGCGCCGTGCATATCAGCCAGGCACTGGCGCCGATGGCCAGGATTGCCGGTTACCCGGTCGAGATTATCGACCCGCGCACCGCCTTTGCCACGGCCGACCGCTTTCCCGACATGCCGCTGCACGCCGAATGGCCACAGGATGTCTTGGCGCGCCAGCCGCTCGACGGCTACACCGCGCTCGCCGCCGTCACCCATGATCCGAAGATCGACGATTTCGCGCTGAAGGCGGCGCTCGATGCGCGCTGCTTCTATGTCGGTGCGCTGGGCAGTCGCAAGACGCACGCCAAGCGGGTCGAGCGGCTGCTGGCGCTGGGTGCGAGCGCCGACGATGTCGCGCGCATCCACTCGCCGATCGGCGTCGACATCGGCGCGGCGAACCCCGCCGAGATCGCTGTTGCCGTTCTGGCCGAGGTGATCGGCGCTTTCCGCTCGCGCGGGCTGGCGCGCCGGGGCGAAGCGGCGTGA
- a CDS encoding XdhC family protein: MENSAYLDEARDPLIIAEDWMKNGKDVAIATVVETWGSAPRQAGSHLVIDAGGNFHGSVSGGCVEGAVVAEALDVIGSGKAKMLEFGVADETAWNVGLSCGGRIKVYVERLG, translated from the coding sequence ATGGAAAACAGCGCCTATCTCGACGAAGCCCGCGATCCTTTGATCATCGCGGAAGACTGGATGAAGAACGGCAAGGATGTCGCCATCGCCACCGTGGTGGAAACCTGGGGGTCGGCGCCGCGTCAGGCCGGCAGCCATCTGGTGATCGACGCCGGGGGCAATTTCCACGGGTCGGTTTCCGGCGGCTGCGTGGAAGGCGCCGTGGTGGCCGAGGCGCTCGACGTCATCGGCTCGGGCAAGGCGAAGATGCTGGAATTCGGCGTCGCCGACGAAACCGCCTGGAACGTGGGGCTGTCCTGCGGCGGCCGCATCAAGGTTTATGTGGAACGACTGGGGTAG
- a CDS encoding vWA domain-containing protein has translation MKGSQPEGRIADNIVFFARALRKAGMRVGPASVKDAIEAVLTAGIGGRDDFYWTLHAVLVTRHEDHATFDEAFRLYWKSRELVEKLLAMFSPVAVDNAERRKPRAAENRVSQAMFEGRQDGRPPREIPEIEIDARFTVSGSEVLRGKDFAQMNADELTDARKAISELRLPFDTVATRRFKADGSGRRIDPRAMMRMAARTGGELILPKFRSPREIHPPLVVLADISGSMSQYTRIFLHFLHALTEKRRRVHAFVFGTRLTNLTRQMRHRDPDAALADASAVVKDWSGGTRIGETLGEFNRLWSRRVLGQGAVVLLITDGLERDHIEGLAQEMERLHKSCRRLIWLNPLLRFDGFEARARGVKAMLPHVDEFRPVHNLEALADLCASLARGSARDVDPRRWLDIGAARAA, from the coding sequence ATGAAAGGCAGCCAGCCGGAGGGCCGGATCGCCGACAACATCGTCTTTTTCGCGCGTGCCCTGCGCAAGGCCGGCATGCGGGTCGGCCCGGCCTCGGTCAAGGACGCCATCGAGGCGGTGCTGACCGCCGGCATCGGCGGCCGCGACGATTTCTACTGGACGCTGCACGCCGTGCTCGTCACCCGCCATGAGGACCACGCCACTTTCGACGAGGCGTTTCGCCTCTACTGGAAGTCGCGCGAGCTGGTCGAGAAGCTGCTCGCCATGTTCTCGCCGGTGGCGGTCGACAATGCCGAGCGCCGCAAGCCGCGCGCGGCGGAAAACCGGGTCAGCCAGGCGATGTTCGAAGGCCGGCAGGATGGCCGGCCGCCGCGGGAAATACCCGAAATAGAGATCGACGCGCGTTTCACCGTGTCCGGCAGCGAAGTGTTGCGCGGCAAGGATTTCGCGCAGATGAACGCCGACGAGCTCACCGACGCGCGCAAGGCGATTTCGGAATTGCGATTGCCGTTCGATACGGTCGCGACGCGGCGCTTCAAGGCCGATGGTTCCGGCCGCCGCATCGATCCGCGCGCCATGATGCGCATGGCGGCGCGCACGGGCGGAGAGCTGATCCTGCCGAAATTCCGTTCGCCGCGCGAAATCCATCCGCCGCTGGTGGTGCTGGCCGACATTTCCGGCTCGATGAGCCAGTACACGCGGATTTTCCTGCACTTCCTGCACGCGCTGACCGAGAAACGGCGGCGTGTCCATGCATTCGTCTTCGGCACCCGATTGACCAACCTGACCCGCCAGATGCGCCATCGCGACCCGGACGCGGCGCTGGCCGATGCCTCTGCCGTCGTCAAGGACTGGTCAGGCGGCACCCGCATCGGCGAGACGTTAGGTGAGTTCAACCGGCTGTGGTCGCGCCGCGTGCTGGGGCAGGGCGCCGTGGTGCTGCTGATCACCGACGGGCTGGAGCGCGACCATATCGAGGGTCTCGCGCAGGAGATGGAGCGGCTGCACAAATCCTGCCGGCGGCTGATCTGGCTCAATCCGCTGCTGCGCTTCGACGGTTTCGAGGCGCGGGCGCGCGGCGTCAAGGCGATGCTGCCGCATGTCGATGAGTTTCGCCCGGTGCACAATCTCGAAGCGCTGGCCGATCTCTGCGCCTCGTTGGCGCGGGGCTCCGCTCGCGACGTCGATCCGCGCCGCTGGCTCGACATTGGCGCGGCCAGGGCAGCGTAG
- a CDS encoding AAA family ATPase yields the protein MTELKPRPAPGTIDETLDLLTGADYVADRSLATVLFLSLRMKRPLFLEGEAGVGKTEIAKVLASALGRRLIRLQCYEGLDVSSAVYEWNYAAQMIEIRMEEAAGKVERSTMERNVFSEKYLIRRPVLDALTGKEGAAPVFLIDELDRTDEAFEAFLLEILSDFQVTVPELGTIKAEEPPIVIITTNRTREIHDALKRRCLYHWVDYPNAARELEIVRRKVPDANRRLSAEVVAFIQKLRQIELFKAPGVAETIDWAGALAELDKVALDPETVSDTIGVLLKYQDDIARIEQGEGRRILKEVQAELASAAE from the coding sequence ATGACCGAGCTGAAACCGCGCCCCGCGCCGGGAACGATCGACGAAACGCTCGATCTCCTGACCGGCGCGGATTACGTGGCCGACCGCTCGCTGGCGACGGTGCTGTTCCTGTCGTTGCGCATGAAACGGCCGCTGTTCCTTGAAGGCGAGGCCGGCGTCGGCAAGACCGAGATCGCCAAGGTTCTGGCATCCGCGCTTGGTCGGCGGCTGATCCGCCTGCAATGTTATGAGGGGCTGGACGTTTCCTCGGCGGTCTATGAGTGGAACTATGCCGCGCAGATGATCGAGATCCGCATGGAAGAGGCGGCCGGCAAGGTCGAGCGCTCGACCATGGAGCGCAACGTCTTTTCCGAAAAATATCTGATCCGCCGCCCGGTGCTCGACGCGCTGACCGGCAAGGAAGGTGCGGCGCCCGTCTTCCTGATCGACGAACTCGACCGCACCGACGAGGCGTTCGAAGCCTTTCTTCTGGAAATCCTCTCTGACTTCCAGGTGACGGTGCCCGAGCTTGGCACGATCAAGGCGGAGGAACCGCCGATCGTCATCATCACCACCAATCGCACCCGCGAAATCCATGACGCGCTGAAGCGCCGCTGCCTTTATCACTGGGTCGATTATCCGAACGCGGCGCGCGAATTGGAGATCGTGCGGCGTAAGGTGCCCGACGCCAACAGGCGGCTGTCGGCCGAAGTCGTCGCTTTCATCCAGAAGCTGCGGCAGATCGAATTGTTCAAGGCGCCGGGCGTGGCGGAAACCATCGACTGGGCCGGCGCATTGGCGGAATTGGACAAGGTCGCGCTCGACCCCGAAACCGTGTCTGATACGATCGGCGTGTTGTTGAAATACCAGGACGACATCGCCCGGATCGAGCAGGGCGAGGGCCGGCGCATCCTCAAGGAGGTCCAGGCGGAACTGGCCTCGGCGGCGGAGTAG
- a CDS encoding flavin reductase, with the protein MLKKNDVEPQAYRDAMSRFAGHVHIVTTDGPSGRRGATVTATCSVSDTPPMILVCLNRSNPRNEPFVSNGNFALNTLAATHRGLADGFSGLTHLAPDERFGLAEWDTIATGAPTLVGALAVFDCELTDIKDLASHRVLFGKVTGLRIGDNLKPLIYHDRGYRILQD; encoded by the coding sequence GTGCTGAAGAAGAATGATGTCGAGCCGCAGGCCTATCGCGACGCGATGAGCCGTTTCGCCGGTCATGTCCACATTGTCACCACCGACGGTCCGTCGGGCAGACGTGGCGCGACGGTGACCGCGACCTGTTCGGTTTCGGATACGCCGCCGATGATACTGGTGTGCCTCAATCGCTCCAATCCCCGCAACGAACCCTTTGTCAGCAATGGCAATTTCGCGTTGAACACGCTGGCCGCCACGCACCGGGGGCTGGCCGACGGCTTTTCCGGCCTTACTCATCTCGCGCCCGACGAACGCTTCGGACTGGCCGAATGGGACACCATCGCCACCGGCGCGCCGACGCTGGTCGGAGCGCTCGCCGTTTTCGACTGCGAGCTGACCGACATCAAGGATCTCGCCAGCCATCGTGTGCTTTTTGGCAAGGTGACAGGCCTGCGCATCGGCGATAATTTGAAGCCGCTGATCTACCATGATCGCGGCTACCGCATTCTGCAGGACTAG
- a CDS encoding branched-chain amino acid ABC transporter substrate-binding protein — protein sequence MRLASAILSLLGGFFLLDPAAATTLTIGVAAPLSGPSAVLGRQIEYGARLGAGANGAAISVVDDTCTAAGGAAAAAQFAAEKVDIVVGFLCTEAIEAAMPILKQAGIAVITPGVRTDSLTDRRAKTGWPVFRLGPRGDAERDAAGRVLSRLWRDQPFAVVDDGTIYGRELAEAMRATVEQAALKPVFTDTFRPEMDNQVGLVGRLRKAGATSVFVGGDGRDLAVMARDAAKLGADMAFAGGEALRAASDVPYTQGTLMIAMPEWADVADKKTLDLFSAAKVLPEGYALPAFVAVEIAGQAKKEAAGKPLIETLADRDFTTATGIIRFDAKGDLAKNPYRAFRFDGTRFVPLEGQ from the coding sequence ATGCGACTGGCGTCCGCAATCCTTAGCCTGCTTGGCGGGTTTTTCCTCCTCGATCCGGCAGCCGCCACGACGCTGACCATTGGCGTCGCGGCACCGCTGTCGGGTCCGTCGGCTGTCCTTGGCCGGCAGATCGAATATGGCGCAAGGCTCGGCGCCGGCGCGAACGGCGCCGCGATCAGCGTTGTCGACGACACCTGCACGGCGGCGGGCGGTGCCGCGGCAGCCGCGCAATTCGCTGCCGAAAAGGTCGATATCGTCGTCGGCTTCCTGTGCACCGAGGCAATCGAGGCAGCGATGCCCATCCTCAAACAGGCGGGCATCGCGGTGATCACCCCCGGCGTGCGCACCGACAGCCTGACCGACCGGCGCGCCAAGACTGGCTGGCCGGTGTTCCGGCTCGGGCCGCGCGGCGACGCCGAACGCGACGCAGCCGGCAGGGTCCTGTCCCGGCTGTGGCGCGACCAGCCTTTCGCCGTCGTCGACGACGGCACTATCTACGGCCGCGAACTTGCCGAAGCGATGCGGGCCACCGTCGAGCAGGCGGCGCTCAAGCCGGTCTTCACCGACACGTTCCGCCCAGAAATGGACAACCAGGTCGGGCTAGTCGGCCGCTTGCGCAAGGCCGGCGCCACCAGCGTCTTCGTCGGCGGCGACGGCCGCGATCTGGCCGTCATGGCGCGCGATGCCGCCAAGCTCGGCGCCGACATGGCATTTGCCGGCGGCGAAGCCCTGCGCGCGGCGAGCGACGTGCCTTACACGCAAGGCACGCTGATGATCGCCATGCCCGAATGGGCGGATGTCGCGGACAAGAAAACGCTCGATCTGTTCAGCGCCGCCAAAGTGCTGCCCGAAGGCTATGCGCTGCCGGCCTTTGTCGCGGTCGAGATCGCCGGCCAGGCCAAGAAGGAGGCCGCCGGCAAGCCGCTGATCGAAACCCTTGCCGACCGCGACTTCACGACCGCCACCGGCATTATCCGCTTCGATGCCAAGGGTGACCTTGCCAAGAACCCCTATCGCGCCTTCCGCTTCGACGGAACGCGCTTCGTGCCTCTCGAGGGACAATGA
- a CDS encoding P1 family peptidase: protein MFRTGPRNLITDVAGLRVGNAGDARLKSGVTAILCDTPAVAGVQVLGGAPGTRETDLLEPHNAVETVHALVLSGGSAFGLDAASGVQAALRENGIGFEVAGFRVPIVPAAILFDLANGGDKGWGRYPPYRELGHEAALTASDDFEIGTAGAGIGALTSGLKGGLGSASTVLDNGITIGALVAANPTGSVTVGRSRHFWAAPFEIGNEFGGLGYPSPLPENARQIRLKFRDNPVGANTTIAIIATDAVLTKAAAKRLAIAAHDGFARAIWPTHTPVDGDLVFGLGTGKSGITPSAVEAIDLYAAAGATMARAIARAAFAATPAKGDLFPVWSALPG from the coding sequence ATGTTTCGCACCGGCCCGCGCAATCTGATCACCGATGTCGCCGGCCTGCGGGTCGGTAATGCCGGCGACGCCAGGCTGAAATCGGGCGTCACCGCCATCCTGTGCGACACACCGGCGGTTGCCGGCGTCCAGGTGCTGGGCGGCGCGCCGGGCACGCGTGAAACCGACCTTCTGGAGCCGCACAATGCGGTGGAAACCGTGCATGCGCTGGTGCTGTCGGGCGGCTCCGCCTTCGGGCTCGACGCCGCGTCGGGCGTGCAGGCAGCCTTGCGGGAAAACGGCATCGGCTTCGAGGTCGCGGGGTTCCGCGTGCCGATCGTGCCTGCGGCCATCCTGTTCGATCTTGCCAATGGCGGCGACAAGGGTTGGGGCCGCTACCCGCCATACAGAGAACTGGGACATGAGGCGGCGCTCACGGCGTCCGACGACTTCGAGATCGGCACCGCTGGCGCCGGTATCGGCGCGCTGACCTCCGGGCTCAAGGGTGGGCTCGGCTCGGCTTCCACCGTGCTCGACAACGGCATCACCATCGGCGCGCTGGTCGCGGCCAACCCGACCGGCTCGGTCACCGTCGGCCGCAGCCGTCATTTCTGGGCAGCGCCCTTCGAGATCGGCAACGAGTTCGGTGGACTGGGCTATCCTTCGCCACTGCCCGAGAATGCCAGGCAGATACGCCTGAAATTCCGCGACAATCCGGTCGGTGCCAACACCACCATCGCGATCATCGCCACCGACGCCGTGCTGACCAAGGCGGCCGCCAAACGCCTGGCGATCGCCGCGCATGACGGCTTCGCCCGCGCCATCTGGCCGACGCACACGCCGGTCGACGGAGATCTGGTCTTCGGGCTGGGCACGGGAAAGAGCGGCATAACCCCGTCGGCGGTCGAAGCCATCGACCTTTATGCGGCGGCCGGCGCGACGATGGCGCGCGCGATCGCGCGAGCAGCCTTCGCCGCCACGCCGGCGAAAGGCGACCTGTTTCCCGTATGGTCGGCCCTGCCGGGCTGA
- a CDS encoding DUF2171 domain-containing protein — protein sequence MSDTSKIREHMEVVGADGTHVGTVDKVEGKRIKLIKTDSGQGSHRGHHHYIPLSLFAEIQDGKVWLSANSDVAVMFEEERSDPT from the coding sequence ATGAGCGACACGAGCAAAATTCGCGAGCATATGGAAGTCGTCGGTGCGGACGGTACCCATGTCGGTACCGTCGACAAGGTTGAAGGAAAGCGCATCAAGCTTATCAAGACAGACAGCGGCCAGGGCTCCCACCGGGGGCATCATCACTACATCCCCTTGAGCCTTTTTGCCGAAATCCAGGACGGCAAGGTGTGGCTGTCGGCGAATTCGGATGTCGCCGTCATGTTCGAGGAAGAAAGATCCGATCCAACCTGA
- a CDS encoding DUF2259 domain-containing protein, translated as MNRLMRLALTVVLVLAGAVVARAGDVARLQILGFAKGGGIFAFEEYGVQDGSGFPYANRYYIDTATDTFVSGTPIRVRLDDEKATLQAVRDKAREQGEAIVKQAELEANAGFTVGGNPVTELSADPHRMVVNPRPVFPAIDEPLEVRLDEFTLSGDDICSSQGETKGFRLLRIEAREGGQTKLLHEDKSIPKSRGCPNGYGIGAVQTYGGDSLSAYAVLIWVRGYGFEGPDYRWMAVTGRL; from the coding sequence ATGAACCGTCTGATGCGTTTGGCACTCACAGTTGTCCTTGTCCTGGCCGGCGCCGTCGTCGCACGGGCAGGCGATGTCGCGCGGCTGCAGATTCTCGGTTTCGCCAAGGGCGGCGGCATCTTCGCCTTCGAGGAATACGGCGTGCAGGACGGTTCCGGTTTCCCTTATGCAAACCGCTATTACATCGACACGGCGACCGACACATTCGTCAGCGGCACACCCATTCGCGTACGGCTCGACGACGAGAAGGCCACGCTGCAGGCAGTGCGCGACAAGGCGCGCGAACAGGGCGAAGCCATCGTCAAACAGGCGGAACTCGAGGCCAATGCCGGCTTCACCGTTGGCGGCAATCCCGTCACCGAGTTGTCGGCCGACCCGCACCGTATGGTCGTCAATCCGCGGCCGGTGTTTCCAGCGATCGACGAGCCGCTGGAAGTGCGCTTGGACGAATTCACCCTGAGTGGCGACGACATCTGTTCCAGCCAGGGCGAAACCAAGGGTTTCCGACTGCTGCGCATCGAAGCCCGCGAAGGCGGCCAGACCAAGCTTTTGCATGAGGACAAATCGATCCCAAAGAGCCGTGGCTGTCCCAACGGCTATGGCATCGGCGCGGTGCAGACTTATGGCGGCGACAGCCTGTCGGCCTATGCGGTGCTGATCTGGGTTCGTGGCTACGGCTTTGAAGGGCCGGATTATCGCTGGATGGCGGTGACCGGGCGGCTGTGA
- the purB gene encoding adenylosuccinate lyase, which yields MIPRYSRPEMVAIWSPETRFRIWFEIEAHACDALAELGVIPKEAAKTIWEKGNAATFDVDKIDEIERVTKHDVIAFLTHLAEFVGPDSRFIHQGMTSSDVLDTCLAVQLTRASDILLADIDALLAALKRRALEHKDTVTIGRSHGIHAEPTTFGVKLAQAYAEFSRCRERLVHAREDIATCAISGAIGTFANIEPYVEEHVAKKLGLKPEPVSTQVIPRDRHAMFFATLGVIASSVERLATEIRHLQRTEVLEAEEYFSPGQKGSSAMPHKRNPVLTENLTGLARLVRGMVLPAMENVALWHERDISHSSVERMIGPDATVTLDFALARLTGVIDKLLVYPENMDRNLNKFRGLVHSQRVLLALTQAGVSREDAYRLVQRNAMKVWEQGADFLEELLADKEVTAALSEAEIREKFDLGYHTKHVDTIFKRVFG from the coding sequence ATGATCCCACGTTATTCCCGGCCGGAAATGGTCGCCATCTGGTCGCCCGAGACGCGCTTCCGCATCTGGTTCGAAATCGAGGCACATGCCTGCGATGCGCTGGCCGAACTCGGCGTCATCCCGAAGGAAGCGGCGAAGACCATCTGGGAAAAGGGCAATGCCGCGACGTTCGATGTCGACAAGATCGACGAGATCGAGCGCGTCACCAAGCACGACGTCATCGCCTTCCTCACCCATCTGGCCGAATTCGTCGGGCCGGACTCGCGCTTCATCCACCAGGGCATGACCTCGTCGGACGTGCTCGACACCTGCCTTGCCGTGCAGCTTACCCGCGCCAGCGACATCCTGCTCGCCGACATCGACGCGTTGCTGGCGGCGCTGAAGCGCCGCGCCTTGGAGCACAAGGACACCGTCACCATCGGCCGCAGCCACGGCATCCATGCCGAGCCGACCACTTTCGGCGTCAAGCTGGCGCAGGCCTATGCCGAATTCAGCCGTTGCCGCGAGCGCCTCGTCCATGCGCGCGAAGACATCGCCACCTGCGCCATTTCCGGCGCGATCGGCACCTTCGCCAACATCGAGCCCTATGTCGAAGAACACGTTGCCAAAAAGCTCGGCCTGAAGCCGGAGCCGGTGTCGACGCAGGTCATCCCGCGCGACCGCCATGCCATGTTCTTCGCCACGCTCGGCGTCATCGCTTCCTCGGTGGAGCGGCTGGCGACCGAGATCCGTCATCTGCAGCGGACAGAGGTTCTGGAAGCGGAAGAGTATTTTTCGCCCGGCCAGAAGGGCTCGTCGGCGATGCCGCACAAGCGCAATCCGGTGCTGACCGAAAACCTCACCGGTCTTGCCCGCCTGGTGCGCGGCATGGTGCTGCCGGCGATGGAGAACGTGGCACTGTGGCACGAGCGCGATATCTCTCACTCCTCGGTCGAGCGCATGATCGGTCCGGACGCCACGGTGACGCTGGATTTCGCGCTGGCCAGGCTCACCGGCGTCATCGACAAGCTGCTGGTCTACCCGGAAAACATGGACCGGAACCTCAACAAGTTCCGCGGCCTGGTGCATTCGCAGCGCGTGTTGCTCGCGCTCACCCAGGCGGGTGTTTCCCGCGAGGACGCCTACCGGCTGGTGCAGCGCAATGCTATGAAGGTCTGGGAACAGGGCGCTGATTTCCTTGAGGAACTGCTTGCCGACAAGGAAGTGACGGCGGCGCTGTCCGAAGCGGAAATCCGCGAAAAATTCGATCTCGGCTACCACACCAAGCATGTCGACACCATCTTCAAGCGCGTGTTTGGATAA